One segment of Akkermansiaceae bacterium DNA contains the following:
- a CDS encoding FKBP-type peptidyl-prolyl cis-trans isomerase: protein MSDAIIAEKYPNAETTESGLKYVVTEAGTGTDKPEKGQSVTAHYSGYLLDGSKFDSSVDRNQPFVFNVGAGMVIKGWDEAFADMTKGEKRTLIIPPELGYGARGYPPVIPQNATLIFDVEMIDF from the coding sequence ATGTCCGACGCAATCATCGCTGAAAAATACCCGAATGCCGAGACCACTGAGTCCGGCTTGAAATACGTTGTCACCGAGGCCGGCACCGGCACCGACAAACCTGAAAAAGGCCAGTCCGTCACCGCCCACTACTCCGGCTACTTGCTGGATGGGTCGAAATTCGACAGCTCGGTCGACCGCAACCAGCCATTTGTATTCAACGTAGGAGCTGGCATGGTGATCAAAGGCTGGGACGAGGCTTTTGCCGATATGACCAAGGGCGAGAAACGCACCCTGATCATTCCACCGGAGCTTGGCTATGGAGCCCGTGGCTACCCGCCTGTGATCCCACAGAATGCGACACTCATCTTTGATGTTGAGATGATCGACTTCTAG
- a CDS encoding inner membrane CreD family protein, whose translation MNNQTDRSVDKKSTTLPVGHLVAIGFIFTAVTVAWLVLGGTLTKRTGASNHRAKQSVTHLWGPEQSQTHPSIWYYADAQESRQVRIQPSSGQVDVKLTYEPKKKGLSWQRTYQADFAAAYQISNPTASAQKFYVSFPLPSENSSYYDFSFQLGDQLAENAIPVYGEIKQSVTIPAGEKVELKVSYLSRGMDHWQYHLGNAERIRNFQLNMVTNFEEIDFLDGSCSPTARHLNDQENAWSLRWDYPDVIRPQSIGMDMPMARNPGPVAAKITFFAPFSLLFFFACLIVFGLLKGITLHPMNYVFLAAGFFAFHLLFAYLVDLVPLHLSFLIASIVSLGLIASYVRAVGGKQLMWIAIPAQLAYLVLFSYSFLFNGITGLTITLGAITTLGLLMTTTAKIDWAEIFASRKTGKSGLTPPPAPSAPLPQ comes from the coding sequence ATGAACAACCAGACTGATCGCTCCGTTGATAAAAAATCCACCACCCTTCCTGTCGGACACCTTGTTGCGATAGGGTTTATTTTCACCGCTGTCACCGTTGCGTGGCTCGTGCTCGGCGGCACCTTGACCAAGCGCACGGGAGCCTCCAACCATCGGGCCAAACAAAGCGTCACCCATCTTTGGGGGCCGGAGCAAAGCCAGACGCACCCAAGCATCTGGTATTACGCCGATGCCCAGGAGTCCCGGCAGGTCAGAATCCAGCCGTCGTCGGGTCAGGTCGATGTCAAGCTGACCTACGAGCCAAAGAAAAAGGGCCTCTCGTGGCAGCGCACCTATCAGGCGGACTTCGCCGCAGCCTATCAGATATCCAACCCTACCGCATCGGCACAGAAGTTCTACGTCTCCTTTCCCCTGCCCTCGGAAAACTCAAGTTACTATGATTTTTCATTCCAGCTCGGCGACCAGCTGGCTGAAAACGCAATTCCTGTCTACGGAGAAATCAAACAGAGCGTCACCATCCCGGCAGGTGAAAAAGTCGAGCTCAAGGTCTCTTACCTGAGCCGGGGTATGGACCACTGGCAATATCATCTGGGGAATGCCGAGCGGATTCGCAACTTCCAGCTGAACATGGTCACCAATTTCGAGGAAATCGACTTCCTCGACGGCTCCTGTTCACCCACAGCCCGGCATCTCAACGATCAGGAAAACGCCTGGTCACTCCGCTGGGACTACCCTGATGTGATCCGGCCACAAAGTATCGGCATGGATATGCCCATGGCCAGGAACCCAGGGCCCGTGGCTGCAAAAATCACCTTCTTCGCTCCCTTCTCACTCCTGTTTTTCTTTGCCTGCCTGATTGTTTTCGGCCTCCTGAAGGGTATCACCCTGCACCCGATGAACTACGTCTTCCTTGCGGCGGGATTTTTTGCGTTCCACTTATTGTTCGCCTACCTCGTCGATCTGGTTCCGCTCCACCTCTCCTTCCTGATCGCATCGATTGTTTCCCTGGGACTCATCGCCAGCTACGTGCGGGCCGTCGGGGGCAAACAGCTGATGTGGATCGCGATACCTGCACAACTTGCTTATCTTGTGCTGTTTAGCTACAGCTTCCTGTTTAATGGAATCACTGGGCTAACGATCACGCTTGGAGCGATCACCACACTTGGCCTGCTGATGACCACGACCGCTAAAATCGACTGGGCTGAGATCTTCGCATCGAGGAAAACCGGCAAAAGCGGGCTTACTCCGCCACCTGCCCCATCGGCTCCGTTACCACAATAA
- the nuoD gene encoding NADH dehydrogenase (quinone) subunit D: MNPMEYQAPDTAAKTQAGLDSDYQAETDDLLGEKMVLNMGPSHPATHGVLRLVLELDGEIVTKCDPDIGYLHRGDEKIAENMHYNQFVPYTDRLDYLAPLANNVAYACAVEKLMGWELPPRGQAVRVICCELARISSHMLGVGVCAMDVGAMTVFLYSYTEREKTHNLCEQLTGARFTTSYTRVGGQIRDIPEGFLENLLRFCDECEKAIEEISKLLDRNKIYLIRMVDIGTISAEDAISWGMTGPNLRGSGITRDLRKDNPYLGYENYDFDVPIGENGDSYDRYLVRMEEMRQSIRIIRQVVATLPDGPVNIADSKNLLPAKDKVLTSMEELIHHFIVATQGIEAPAGEVYFGHENPKGELGFYINSRGGGVPHRMKIRSPSFVNLSILPKMIPGHMVSDVPAILGSLDFVLGECDR; this comes from the coding sequence ATGAATCCGATGGAATACCAGGCACCCGACACCGCAGCAAAAACACAGGCTGGGCTCGACTCTGACTATCAGGCAGAAACCGATGACCTGCTCGGTGAAAAGATGGTTCTCAACATGGGTCCATCACACCCCGCGACCCATGGTGTATTGCGCCTGGTGCTCGAACTCGACGGCGAGATTGTCACCAAGTGCGACCCGGATATCGGCTACCTGCATCGCGGCGATGAGAAGATCGCGGAGAACATGCACTACAACCAGTTCGTGCCCTACACGGACCGGCTCGACTACCTCGCGCCCCTGGCCAACAACGTCGCCTACGCCTGTGCGGTCGAAAAACTGATGGGCTGGGAGCTGCCTCCACGAGGTCAGGCTGTGCGTGTCATCTGCTGTGAGCTGGCACGCATCTCCTCCCACATGCTCGGGGTCGGTGTCTGTGCCATGGATGTTGGCGCCATGACTGTTTTCCTATACTCCTATACGGAGAGGGAGAAGACCCACAACCTGTGTGAACAGCTGACAGGTGCCCGCTTTACCACATCCTACACCCGCGTCGGTGGCCAGATCCGCGACATCCCCGAGGGTTTTCTGGAAAACCTCCTCAGGTTTTGTGACGAATGTGAAAAAGCGATCGAAGAAATCTCCAAGCTGCTCGACCGCAACAAGATTTACCTGATCCGCATGGTTGACATAGGCACCATTTCCGCCGAAGACGCCATATCATGGGGCATGACCGGCCCGAACCTGCGAGGTTCAGGCATTACCCGCGACCTCCGCAAGGACAACCCCTACCTCGGCTACGAGAATTACGATTTCGATGTCCCCATCGGGGAAAACGGCGATTCCTACGACCGCTACCTCGTTCGTATGGAGGAAATGCGACAGTCGATCCGCATTATCCGCCAGGTCGTTGCCACCCTGCCCGATGGGCCGGTCAACATCGCGGATTCTAAAAACCTGCTGCCAGCCAAGGACAAGGTGCTCACCAGCATGGAGGAGCTTATCCACCACTTTATCGTCGCCACCCAGGGGATCGAAGCCCCCGCTGGCGAGGTCTACTTCGGTCATGAAAACCCGAAAGGCGAACTCGGTTTCTACATCAATTCCAGAGGCGGCGGAGTCCCCCACCGCATGAAGATCCGCTCGCCGTCGTTTGTCAACCTCTCCATCCTGCCCAAAATGATTCCCGGCCACATGGTGTCAGATGTTCCCGCCATCCTCGGCTCTCTCGACTTCGTTTTGGGCGAATGTGATCGCTAG
- a CDS encoding NAD(P)H-dependent oxidoreductase subunit E — MDTSTTFPTFAVTPEIDAEANERISHYPEDRKRSAVLPLLHIIQHNFGFISLEATKWVAEKLGLEPMQVYEVVSFYPGLREHAPGKYHLRICRTLSCAMAGSAELMDRVCELTGIDRSNSDSHHNPIAVSPCGTWSVEFAECLASCGTGPVCMVNDDFHEAVEPEKAEQLLNRYKA, encoded by the coding sequence ATGGACACCTCCACTACTTTCCCAACCTTCGCTGTCACTCCCGAGATCGATGCGGAGGCCAATGAACGCATCAGCCACTATCCCGAGGATAGAAAACGCTCTGCCGTCCTGCCCCTGCTGCACATCATCCAGCACAACTTCGGATTTATCAGCCTGGAGGCCACCAAGTGGGTGGCCGAGAAACTCGGGCTCGAGCCGATGCAGGTTTACGAAGTCGTTTCCTTCTACCCCGGCCTGCGCGAACACGCACCTGGCAAGTACCACCTGCGCATCTGCCGCACGCTTTCCTGCGCCATGGCCGGCTCGGCCGAGCTGATGGACCGCGTCTGCGAACTGACAGGCATCGACCGGTCAAACTCCGACTCCCACCACAACCCGATCGCCGTCTCCCCCTGCGGAACATGGTCCGTGGAATTCGCCGAGTGCCTTGCCTCCTGCGGTACCGGCCCCGTTTGCATGGTCAACGACGACTTCCATGAAGCCGTGGAGCCGGAAAAAGCCGAACAACTTCTCAACCGCTATAAGGCGTAA
- the nuoF gene encoding NADH-quinone oxidoreductase subunit NuoF — MSSIQYLPGKEPDPREYRLIFKNIDREGWDPSIDCYLRDGGYEQLKKALTMEPQAITNEVKASGLRGRGGAGFPTGVKWGFIPPNNTKPVYLICNCDESEPGTFKDRYIVHQDPHQLLEGMVISCFAVGAHTAYIYMREEFPAAAILMEKAIEEARARNFIGKDVLGSGFDLEIYVHRGAGAYICGEETGLIESLEGKRPYPRIKPPYFPAALGLYMAPTIVNNVESLCHVKHIIGMGGEEYAKLGVPRNTGTRILCVSGDVKKPGYYEVQVGKITMGELLNDVCGGPKDGRKFKAVIPGGSSAKIMKCDETYKIKTPDGKDRELSFYDIPMDFDTIAACGSMAGSGGVIVMDDSRKISWVLNNLNHFYAHESCGQCTPCREGSMWMRKISDRIVSGQATPEDIQTLEDVAYQIDGRTVCAFGEASSWPVEAIIAKFRDELEAETSEDNDYLSEEAKQQLQYISQ; from the coding sequence ATGTCCTCCATCCAATATCTCCCCGGCAAAGAGCCAGACCCGCGCGAATACCGCCTGATTTTCAAGAACATCGACCGCGAGGGCTGGGATCCGTCGATCGACTGCTATCTCAGGGACGGCGGCTACGAGCAACTGAAAAAGGCACTGACGATGGAGCCTCAGGCGATCACCAACGAAGTGAAGGCGTCAGGACTGCGGGGTCGGGGGGGGGCTGGATTCCCGACAGGTGTCAAATGGGGGTTCATCCCACCTAACAACACCAAGCCGGTATACCTGATCTGCAACTGTGACGAGTCCGAGCCGGGCACGTTCAAGGATCGCTACATCGTCCACCAGGACCCGCACCAGCTGCTTGAGGGCATGGTGATCTCCTGCTTCGCCGTCGGTGCCCACACCGCCTACATCTATATGCGCGAGGAGTTCCCCGCAGCCGCCATCCTCATGGAAAAAGCCATCGAGGAGGCACGCGCCAGGAATTTCATCGGCAAGGATGTGCTGGGCTCCGGCTTTGACCTGGAAATCTACGTCCACCGTGGTGCCGGCGCCTACATCTGCGGCGAGGAAACCGGCCTGATCGAGTCGCTCGAAGGCAAACGCCCTTACCCACGGATCAAGCCCCCGTATTTCCCGGCGGCACTCGGCCTCTACATGGCACCGACCATCGTCAACAACGTCGAGTCGCTCTGCCACGTCAAACACATCATCGGGATGGGTGGTGAGGAATACGCCAAGCTCGGCGTCCCCCGCAACACCGGCACCCGCATCCTCTGTGTTTCCGGCGATGTCAAAAAACCCGGTTACTACGAAGTGCAGGTCGGAAAAATCACCATGGGCGAGCTGCTCAACGACGTTTGTGGCGGCCCCAAGGACGGCCGTAAATTCAAAGCCGTCATCCCCGGTGGCTCATCCGCCAAGATCATGAAGTGTGATGAGACTTACAAAATCAAAACCCCGGACGGTAAAGACCGCGAACTCTCGTTCTACGACATCCCGATGGACTTCGATACCATCGCCGCCTGTGGCTCGATGGCCGGCTCCGGCGGGGTCATCGTCATGGACGACTCCCGCAAAATCTCCTGGGTGCTCAATAACCTGAACCATTTCTACGCCCACGAATCCTGCGGCCAATGCACACCATGCCGCGAGGGCTCGATGTGGATGCGCAAGATTTCCGATCGCATCGTCAGCGGCCAGGCGACCCCCGAGGACATCCAGACCCTCGAAGACGTCGCCTACCAGATCGATGGACGCACCGTCTGCGCCTTCGGCGAAGCCTCCTCCTGGCCGGTCGAGGCGATCATCGCCAAATTCCGCGACGAGCTCGAGGCAGAGACTTCCGAGGACAATGACTACCTCTCTGAGGAGGCCAAGCAGCAGCTTCAATATATCAGCCAATAA
- a CDS encoding molybdopterin-dependent oxidoreductase: MSESNTKQLPKDIAAEKGMVNVQIDGHWIQVPRGTRMIEACKMAEKEVPHYCYHPKLSSPGNCRMCLVQMGMPPRPAPGQAPVYGSDGYQEIGWMPRPVIACANTVGENMGIRTKGALVEKCREGVMEFLLINHPLDCPICDQAGECRLQEFSVEHGKGTSRFKEDKIKKPKNVKIGPRIRLDDERCIMCSRCIRFMDEVAHEPVLGFTERGTHTTVGIFPGKELTNNYGLNTVDLCPVGALTSNDFRFQMRTWFLKETPSIDTNCGTGANITIWTRGNKIFRITPRRNDAVNSCWMPDSHRLSYICPTAENRLTAPLIKADGVHEETCWNQSISAAADALKQFEPSEIAVIASGRQTNEELFMMRTLATELGTDLISIVAHTQESDDMLISSDRNPNTTGAGLILETSDPTEKFSAIRDGITGGSIKALIVASEDLTESGFTTEDLDALELLISIHTTTNATAQASDIVFPGASSAEKRGSLVNVSGRMQKLHAACQPPADARDDWEIITDMILSITGESPDQAPGSIDQLSQVIATSIPAFEGKTLASLSDQGEVITATGVTIPLVERENQRKAHGEIVG, translated from the coding sequence ATGAGTGAATCAAACACAAAACAACTTCCCAAGGACATCGCCGCTGAAAAAGGCATGGTCAATGTCCAGATCGATGGACACTGGATTCAGGTGCCACGCGGTACGCGGATGATCGAGGCCTGTAAGATGGCCGAGAAGGAAGTCCCCCACTACTGCTATCACCCGAAGCTATCCTCACCCGGCAACTGCCGTATGTGCCTGGTTCAGATGGGTATGCCGCCGCGCCCGGCCCCGGGACAAGCTCCTGTCTACGGCAGCGATGGCTACCAGGAAATCGGCTGGATGCCACGCCCTGTCATCGCCTGCGCCAACACCGTTGGCGAGAACATGGGTATCCGCACCAAGGGTGCCCTGGTGGAAAAATGCCGCGAGGGTGTGATGGAATTTCTCCTCATCAACCACCCGCTCGACTGCCCGATCTGCGACCAGGCGGGTGAATGCCGACTCCAGGAGTTTTCCGTCGAACACGGCAAAGGCACCTCACGCTTCAAGGAAGACAAGATCAAGAAGCCGAAGAATGTCAAAATCGGACCACGTATCCGGCTCGATGACGAGCGATGCATCATGTGCTCGCGCTGTATCCGCTTTATGGACGAAGTGGCCCATGAGCCCGTGTTAGGCTTCACTGAACGAGGCACCCACACCACCGTGGGAATCTTCCCGGGCAAGGAACTCACCAACAACTACGGACTCAACACCGTGGACCTCTGCCCAGTCGGGGCCCTGACCAGCAACGATTTTCGTTTCCAGATGCGCACATGGTTCCTCAAGGAAACCCCGAGCATCGATACCAACTGCGGCACCGGCGCCAACATCACCATCTGGACGCGCGGCAACAAGATCTTCCGCATCACCCCGCGTCGGAACGATGCCGTGAATTCCTGTTGGATGCCCGACAGCCATCGTCTCAGCTACATCTGCCCGACCGCTGAAAACCGACTCACCGCACCACTCATCAAGGCCGATGGCGTGCATGAGGAGACCTGCTGGAACCAGTCGATCAGTGCAGCCGCCGATGCGTTAAAACAATTTGAACCAAGTGAGATTGCCGTGATTGCCTCCGGCCGACAGACCAACGAGGAACTCTTCATGATGCGCACCCTCGCCACCGAGCTGGGAACCGATCTGATCAGCATTGTCGCGCATACCCAGGAGTCCGATGACATGCTTATTTCATCCGACCGCAATCCTAACACCACAGGTGCCGGACTCATCCTTGAAACCAGTGATCCCACTGAAAAATTTTCCGCTATTCGTGACGGCATCACCGGTGGCTCCATCAAGGCACTGATCGTCGCCTCCGAAGACCTCACGGAATCCGGCTTCACCACTGAAGACCTCGATGCCCTCGAGCTTCTTATTTCCATCCATACGACAACTAACGCAACGGCTCAAGCCAGCGACATCGTCTTCCCCGGTGCCAGCTCCGCTGAAAAACGGGGCAGCCTGGTCAACGTCAGCGGTCGGATGCAGAAGCTCCACGCAGCCTGCCAACCACCTGCCGATGCGCGTGACGACTGGGAAATCATCACCGACATGATCCTCTCGATCACCGGGGAAAGCCCTGACCAGGCCCCTGGCAGCATTGATCAACTCTCGCAGGTCATTGCCACCAGCATCCCCGCCTTTGAAGGCAAAACCCTCGCCTCGCTCAGTGACCAGGGTGAAGTCATCACCGCAACAGGCGTCACCATCCCCTTGGTTGAACGCGAGAACCAACGCAAAGCGCATGGCGAGATAGTCGGCTAG
- a CDS encoding four helix bundle protein — protein MENLKTFEELKCWQACRVLRLFVKDEIVPLFPKDEKFRLIDQITRAARSTTANIAEGYGRFHYLDNAKFCCNARGSCWETLDHLITAHDENYIDSTQLQSGRDKVSEAVKILNGYISYLKKSSQKS, from the coding sequence ATGGAAAATCTTAAAACATTCGAAGAGTTAAAGTGCTGGCAAGCATGTCGGGTGCTTCGTTTATTTGTGAAAGACGAAATCGTTCCGCTTTTTCCAAAAGATGAAAAATTCCGCCTCATTGATCAAATAACTCGCGCTGCGCGCTCAACAACGGCCAACATTGCAGAGGGCTATGGCCGATTTCATTACCTCGATAATGCCAAATTCTGCTGTAACGCACGAGGCTCTTGCTGGGAAACTCTCGATCACCTCATTACAGCGCATGACGAAAATTACATCGATAGCACACAGCTTCAGTCAGGCCGCGACAAAGTCAGCGAAGCTGTCAAAATTCTAAACGGATACATTTCCTACCTCAAAAAATCGTCCCAAAAATCATAA
- a CDS encoding NADH-quinone oxidoreductase subunit H has translation MDPLLFLIISTAVKIIVFTFVCTLPIIAYSTYAERRVSSIIQDRVGPNRVGIPLTLFGCKKDIHFAGLLQPLADGLKAFLKEDLVPGHVRKFFFWIAPALAAAPGFLCICILPFGSSIHLFGHDIKLVIADIDAGPLFVFAIASLSVYGITIAGWASNNKYSFLGGVRSCAQMISYEIALGLSLIPILMVFGQLNLSDIVQAQADGGWTLLPLWNEHGSLLDKAYWENSGEQWLLMIPLLISFVIFTTSIFAETNRMPFDLPECETELVGGYHTEYSSMKFALFFLGEYAAMIVGSAVIVTLFFGGWSLGFGLDAAISNMAFGGLLHILIFLAKVIAFVIFFIWVRWTVPRFRYDQLMKLGWVVFFELALVNIFITAGIIMMLN, from the coding sequence ATGGACCCTCTCCTCTTTCTCATTATCAGCACAGCGGTGAAGATCATCGTCTTCACCTTCGTCTGCACGCTGCCCATCATTGCTTACTCGACCTATGCCGAGCGCCGTGTGTCCTCGATCATCCAGGATCGCGTCGGACCTAACAGGGTCGGCATTCCCCTCACCTTGTTTGGGTGCAAAAAGGATATCCATTTCGCTGGACTGCTTCAGCCTCTGGCGGATGGATTAAAGGCCTTCCTCAAGGAGGATCTTGTCCCGGGCCATGTGCGCAAGTTCTTTTTCTGGATCGCACCGGCACTCGCTGCGGCACCCGGATTCCTCTGTATCTGCATCCTCCCGTTTGGCAGCAGTATCCATTTGTTTGGCCACGATATCAAACTCGTTATCGCTGATATCGATGCCGGGCCACTGTTCGTTTTCGCCATTGCCTCGCTCAGCGTCTACGGCATCACCATCGCCGGCTGGGCATCGAACAATAAATACTCATTCCTCGGTGGCGTGCGCTCCTGCGCCCAGATGATTTCCTACGAAATCGCACTCGGCCTCTCGCTGATCCCGATCCTGATGGTCTTCGGCCAGCTCAACCTCTCCGACATCGTACAGGCCCAGGCTGATGGCGGCTGGACACTGCTTCCGCTCTGGAATGAACACGGCAGCCTGCTCGACAAAGCCTACTGGGAAAACTCCGGTGAGCAGTGGCTGCTGATGATTCCTTTGTTGATCTCCTTTGTTATCTTCACCACCTCCATTTTTGCCGAAACCAATCGGATGCCTTTTGACCTTCCCGAGTGTGAGACGGAACTTGTGGGCGGTTACCACACGGAATATTCATCGATGAAGTTCGCCCTCTTTTTCCTCGGCGAGTATGCGGCCATGATCGTCGGCTCCGCCGTGATCGTCACCCTTTTCTTCGGTGGCTGGTCGTTAGGCTTCGGCCTCGATGCCGCCATCTCCAACATGGCCTTTGGCGGCCTTCTCCACATCCTGATCTTCCTCGCCAAGGTGATCGCCTTTGTCATTTTCTTTATCTGGGTGCGCTGGACCGTGCCCCGTTTCCGTTACGACCAGCTGATGAAGCTCGGCTGGGTTGTCTTTTTCGAACTCGCCCTCGTCAACATCTTCATCACCGCCGGCATCATCATGATGTTGAATTAA
- a CDS encoding 4Fe-4S binding protein produces MATIKVTRPKLTLLEKLYLPAVIKGLWITLGHAIRSVRGKTPGADQFNSSGLGVTMQYPETKWDDHLPEYYRGVPALVTDEQERERCVSCQLCEFICPPKAITILPGEIESDDPWAKVEKRPKEFEIDMTRCIYCGMCEEVCPEQAIFLRQDYAMTGLTRADMVNDKKRLYEIGGVRTGLVNKWNEIK; encoded by the coding sequence ATGGCCACAATCAAAGTCACTCGTCCCAAGCTCACCCTGCTGGAGAAGCTCTATCTTCCGGCTGTCATCAAGGGTTTGTGGATCACTCTCGGGCACGCCATCCGTTCTGTACGCGGAAAAACACCCGGTGCTGACCAATTCAATTCATCCGGACTTGGTGTCACCATGCAGTATCCGGAAACGAAGTGGGACGACCACCTTCCCGAATATTACCGCGGCGTGCCGGCCCTGGTCACCGATGAACAGGAACGCGAGCGCTGTGTTTCCTGCCAGCTGTGCGAATTTATCTGCCCCCCCAAAGCGATTACCATTCTCCCCGGCGAAATCGAATCGGACGACCCCTGGGCGAAGGTTGAAAAGCGGCCCAAGGAATTCGAGATTGATATGACCCGCTGCATCTACTGTGGCATGTGCGAGGAAGTTTGCCCCGAACAAGCGATATTCCTCCGCCAGGATTACGCCATGACCGGACTCACCCGCGCCGACATGGTGAACGACAAAAAACGCCTTTATGAAATCGGCGGTGTCCGCACCGGTCTGGTCAACAAGTGGAACGAGATCAAGTGA
- a CDS encoding NADH-quinone oxidoreductase subunit J yields MISPLFYIFAAMMLVGGTMVVFMRNPVSSALSMVLSFLGLAGILIGLNAYFVGILQILVYAGAIMVLFIFIIMLLDLKKEESHPRKGVAIAAGVILPLVLVIQLAGVLSSDQDSPKAPKLELRKASADFVEKDHKTIHQRLADNRLPDIHLIGQKLFTDYNFPLQVIAVLLLVATVGCVALSKKATVAATKLSTNKRIPTVSAAPQARPEPTPVVEPEPVNDEALPANTSTDEKRGLVYTSKPDEADDLKVISGVGSVLESKLNDFGIYTYKQIADWSEANIEEFDNLLSFKGRITRDDWLTQAAELHAKKNA; encoded by the coding sequence ATGATCTCACCACTCTTTTACATCTTTGCCGCGATGATGCTGGTTGGCGGCACCATGGTTGTGTTCATGCGCAATCCTGTTTCCAGTGCCCTCTCGATGGTACTGAGTTTTCTTGGGCTCGCCGGTATTCTGATCGGTCTGAATGCCTACTTCGTCGGCATCCTCCAGATCCTGGTTTATGCGGGTGCCATTATGGTGTTGTTTATTTTCATCATCATGCTCCTCGACCTGAAAAAAGAGGAAAGCCACCCACGCAAGGGCGTTGCGATCGCGGCCGGTGTGATCCTGCCGTTGGTGCTTGTGATCCAGCTTGCCGGTGTTTTATCCAGCGACCAGGACTCTCCCAAGGCACCAAAACTCGAACTCAGAAAAGCGTCCGCCGACTTTGTTGAAAAGGATCACAAAACCATCCATCAACGCCTCGCCGACAACCGGCTTCCCGACATTCACCTGATTGGACAAAAGCTGTTTACCGATTATAACTTCCCGCTTCAGGTTATCGCCGTGCTGTTACTTGTCGCCACGGTCGGCTGCGTTGCGCTTTCAAAAAAGGCAACGGTTGCCGCGACCAAACTTTCGACCAACAAACGCATCCCCACGGTTAGTGCAGCCCCCCAAGCCAGGCCAGAACCCACACCCGTCGTTGAGCCAGAGCCAGTAAACGACGAGGCTCTCCCGGCAAACACCTCGACCGATGAAAAGCGTGGTTTGGTCTACACCTCCAAGCCTGATGAAGCAGACGACCTCAAAGTCATCTCAGGCGTCGGATCCGTGCTTGAATCCAAGCTCAATGATTTCGGTATCTACACCTACAAACAAATCGCCGACTGGTCGGAGGCCAATATCGAGGAGTTTGACAATTTACTTTCATTCAAAGGCCGCATCACCCGCGATGACTGGCTCACCCAAGCCGCTGAACTTCACGCCAAGAAAAACGCCTAA
- the nuoK gene encoding NADH-quinone oxidoreductase subunit NuoK codes for MPTPSLNEYLMISGLLFAIGLAGVIIRRNIIVIFMCLELMLAAASLSLVAFSRFNLTKGLPDYDGQVFVFFIITVAAAEVAVGLAIIVSLFRARQTIHTDELTSLKG; via the coding sequence ATGCCTACTCCTTCCCTCAATGAATACCTGATGATATCGGGATTGCTATTCGCCATTGGTTTGGCGGGTGTGATCATCCGGCGCAACATCATCGTTATCTTTATGTGTCTGGAATTAATGCTGGCCGCCGCTTCGCTGTCGCTGGTTGCCTTTTCCCGGTTCAACCTCACCAAGGGGCTACCCGACTACGATGGCCAGGTGTTTGTATTTTTCATCATCACCGTGGCCGCCGCTGAAGTGGCGGTGGGTCTTGCGATCATCGTCTCCCTCTTCAGGGCAAGGCAGACCATCCACACGGATGAGCTGACCTCGCTGAAAGGCTGA
- a CDS encoding four helix bundle protein codes for MAFHSFEDLEVWKRACRLSLKIFKHMKTSNNFALKDQMTRSAISVPSNIAEGQERDSPGDFVRFLRIAKGSCGELRTQLYLAQQSHELTQEISKPLIQETKEISSMLQGLIRSIQAA; via the coding sequence ATGGCATTTCACTCATTCGAAGATTTAGAAGTCTGGAAACGGGCATGTCGCCTCTCACTAAAAATATTTAAGCATATGAAAACCTCCAATAATTTTGCACTAAAGGATCAGATGACTCGATCTGCCATTTCCGTGCCTTCCAACATTGCAGAAGGTCAGGAAAGAGACAGTCCTGGTGATTTTGTACGCTTTTTGAGAATAGCTAAAGGATCTTGTGGAGAGCTACGAACCCAACTGTATTTAGCTCAACAATCACATGAATTAACCCAAGAAATCAGCAAACCACTCATTCAAGAAACAAAGGAAATTTCAAGTATGCTCCAAGGCCTCATCCGCTCAATCCAAGCTGCTTGA